A window of Sutcliffiella cohnii contains these coding sequences:
- a CDS encoding response regulator — protein sequence MSNVLVVDDAKFMRLTLTNILTKGKYNVVGEGTDGEQAIKLYRELKPDLVTMDITMPHMNGIEAVRAIIKEDSDAKIIMCSALGQQKLIVEAIEAGAKDFIVKPFDEYRVIEAVKRVLGQ from the coding sequence GTGTCGAATGTGTTAGTTGTTGATGATGCGAAATTTATGAGATTAACTCTTACTAACATTTTAACGAAAGGGAAATATAATGTTGTGGGTGAAGGTACGGATGGCGAGCAAGCTATTAAACTATATCGAGAGTTAAAGCCGGATCTCGTTACGATGGATATTACAATGCCTCATATGAATGGAATTGAAGCAGTACGTGCTATTATAAAAGAAGATTCAGATGCAAAAATCATTATGTGTTCCGCTTTAGGGCAACAAAAATTAATAGTAGAAGCAATAGAAGCCGGTGCCAAAGATTTCATTGTTAAACCGTTCGATGAATATCGTGTAATAGAAGCTGTGAAGCGTGTACTTGGACAATAA
- a CDS encoding cytochrome c biogenesis CcdA family protein has product MTGDSTVDINLFLAFGAGFLSFISPCTLPIYPAFLSYITGMSVSDIKEEKGMLQKRSILHTLFFLLGFCLIFVALGYSTSFFGQFFREYNALIRQIGAILIIFLGFVILGVFQPKFLMKDKKFSFKNRPSGYFGSTLIGLAFAAGWTPCTGPILVAVLSLAASNPGSGMIYMIFYSLGFAIPFFILSFFIGRLNWIRKHHVKIMKFGGTIMIIVGIMLFFDMMTQIIVFFTRITGGFTGF; this is encoded by the coding sequence ATGACTGGTGATTCTACTGTTGACATAAATTTATTTCTAGCGTTTGGAGCTGGATTTTTATCGTTTATTTCACCGTGTACGCTTCCTATATATCCTGCATTTTTATCGTACATAACAGGAATGTCAGTTAGTGATATTAAAGAAGAAAAAGGTATGCTTCAAAAAAGGAGTATTTTACATACGTTATTTTTCTTACTAGGATTTTGTTTAATCTTCGTTGCGCTAGGATATAGTACTTCATTCTTTGGCCAATTTTTTAGAGAATATAATGCGCTAATTCGCCAAATTGGAGCGATATTAATCATATTCTTAGGATTTGTCATTCTAGGAGTTTTTCAACCGAAATTCCTAATGAAGGATAAAAAGTTTAGTTTCAAAAACCGTCCTTCTGGCTATTTTGGTAGTACATTAATTGGATTAGCGTTTGCAGCTGGTTGGACTCCGTGTACTGGACCAATATTAGTAGCAGTTTTATCACTTGCTGCATCAAATCCAGGGTCTGGTATGATTTACATGATTTTCTATTCACTCGGTTTTGCTATACCTTTCTTTATATTATCTTTCTTTATAGGAAGATTGAATTGGATTCGAAAGCATCATGTGAAAATTATGAAATTCGGTGGAACGATTATGATTATCGTAGGTATTATGCTGTTTTTTGATATGATGACGCAAATCATCGTCTTCTTTACAAGAATTACAGGTGGTTTCACTGGTTTTTAA
- a CDS encoding aspartyl-phosphate phosphatase Spo0E family protein: MTNKDEMLLTLIENKRSELLEVVKKKGMSSSTTLKISQELDSLLNQYNQFVITK; encoded by the coding sequence TTGACAAACAAAGATGAAATGCTACTTACCTTAATTGAAAACAAACGTTCCGAGCTGCTAGAAGTAGTCAAAAAAAAGGGAATGTCCTCGTCCACTACGTTAAAAATTAGTCAAGAGCTAGACTCTCTTCTAAACCAATACAATCAATTTGTTATTACTAAATAA
- a CDS encoding ABC transporter ATP-binding protein yields MNNQSISAKEQRAVLKRLLSYGSNHKKQFVIAFSLLLFATLGEIVGPLLIQIFIDDYLQPRNIETGPIATLAIVYISVHIAKVVFQYFQLLKFQEISLNIIQELRIDVFSKVQKLGLKFFDKTPGGSIVSRVTNDTEAIKDMFVSVISTFVQNIVLLLGIFIAMFYLNVQLALFCLLIIPIIFSIMATYRHFSSRYYADLRERLSQLNAKLNESLQGMSIIQVFRQEKRLRKEFEDINEGHYQAGLKNIKLDGLLLRPAIDLVYIFALMLVLSFFGFNSLNSPIELGVLYAFVNYLGRFFEPVNDMMMRLSLYQQAIVSASRVFEVLDETELAPTKIGTEHNGITDGKIEFKNVTFSYDGKRDVLKNISFTANPGETIALVGHTGSGKSSIINLLMRFYSIEKGDILIDGSSIKEINDEELRHKMGLVLQDPFLFYGTIKHNIRLHNLNITDEEMEQAASFVQANHFIEKLPQKYEELVVERGSTLSSGQRQLIAFARTIATQPKILVLDEATANIDTETEDAIQVALEKMRKGRTTIAIAHRLSTIQDADQILVLHQGEIVERGTHQQLLSKEGLYYKMYLLQNGNAENLKTVVGNQ; encoded by the coding sequence ATGAATAATCAATCTATATCAGCGAAAGAGCAAAGAGCGGTATTAAAGAGGCTTTTGTCGTATGGATCTAATCATAAGAAACAATTTGTTATCGCTTTTTCGTTATTATTATTTGCTACTTTAGGAGAAATTGTAGGACCATTATTAATACAAATCTTTATTGATGATTATTTACAGCCAAGAAATATTGAAACGGGACCAATTGCAACGTTAGCAATTGTTTATATTAGTGTTCATATCGCTAAAGTAGTTTTTCAATATTTCCAACTATTAAAGTTTCAAGAAATCTCCTTGAATATCATTCAAGAGCTACGTATTGATGTTTTTTCAAAAGTACAGAAGCTAGGTTTAAAGTTTTTTGATAAAACACCGGGTGGAAGTATTGTTTCCCGTGTTACGAATGATACAGAAGCAATTAAAGATATGTTTGTAAGTGTTATATCCACTTTTGTACAAAACATTGTATTGCTACTAGGTATTTTCATTGCAATGTTTTACTTGAATGTACAATTAGCGCTGTTTTGTTTATTGATTATTCCGATAATATTTTCCATCATGGCAACGTATCGTCATTTTAGCTCCCGTTACTATGCAGATTTACGGGAGAGGTTAAGTCAATTGAATGCGAAACTGAATGAAAGTTTACAAGGTATGTCCATCATTCAAGTATTCCGACAAGAGAAACGTTTGAGAAAAGAATTTGAAGATATTAATGAAGGGCATTATCAAGCTGGATTAAAAAATATTAAATTAGACGGATTATTGTTACGTCCTGCAATTGATCTAGTTTACATTTTTGCTCTTATGCTAGTATTAAGTTTCTTTGGTTTTAACTCGTTGAATAGTCCGATAGAATTAGGTGTTTTATACGCTTTTGTTAACTATCTCGGTCGTTTCTTTGAACCAGTAAATGACATGATGATGAGATTGTCCTTATACCAACAAGCAATTGTTTCTGCATCCCGAGTTTTTGAAGTGTTAGATGAAACAGAGCTGGCACCAACTAAAATAGGGACAGAACATAATGGAATAACCGATGGAAAAATTGAGTTTAAAAATGTAACGTTTTCTTATGATGGGAAACGAGATGTATTAAAAAACATTTCATTTACGGCGAATCCAGGTGAAACGATTGCCCTTGTTGGACATACTGGAAGCGGAAAAAGTTCTATTATAAATCTGTTAATGAGGTTTTATTCGATAGAAAAAGGTGACATCTTAATCGATGGTTCTTCTATTAAAGAAATAAATGATGAAGAGCTTCGTCATAAAATGGGATTAGTTTTACAGGATCCATTTTTATTTTACGGTACGATCAAGCATAATATCCGATTGCATAATTTAAATATAACGGATGAGGAAATGGAGCAAGCAGCTTCTTTTGTGCAAGCAAATCATTTTATAGAAAAATTACCACAAAAATATGAAGAGCTAGTAGTGGAAAGAGGGTCGACATTATCAAGCGGGCAACGTCAACTCATTGCTTTCGCTAGAACTATTGCAACTCAACCTAAAATTCTAGTGCTAGATGAAGCAACAGCTAATATTGATACGGAAACAGAGGATGCAATTCAAGTTGCTCTTGAAAAAATGAGAAAAGGAAGAACGACGATCGCCATTGCTCACCGTTTATCTACTATTCAAGATGCAGACCAAATTTTAGTGTTACACCAAGGTGAAATAGTGGAAAGAGGTACACATCAACAATTATTAAGCAAGGAAGGTTTATATTATAAAATGTATTTATTACAAAATGGAAATGCAGAAAATTTAAAAACTGTAGTAGGAAATCAATAA
- a CDS encoding ABC transporter transmembrane domain-containing protein, translating into MSVFKDLWWFFKSEKKAYAFGVILLAFVALLELVPPMIVGKTVDFIADGQVTTTLLVQLMLILLISALVVYGLRYLWRIMIFGASVRLARLLRNNLYKHFTKMSPNFYQRKRVGDLMAHSTNDIQAIQQTAGAGVLTLVDSVMTGGFVIIAMATTISWKLTLICLIPLPFMAISTNYYGTLLHKTFHKAQAAFSSLNDKVQESVNGIKVIKTFGQEKEDIEEFEKQSNDVVKKNITVAKIDSLFDPTIGLIVGISFFLAVSFGSYFVVNEEMTIGQLVAFTTYLGLLVWPMLAFGWLFNIVERGRASYDRVTALLKEEVDIEDIKDAKATIPTGDIEYNLKDFYYPTKKEVVLENIHFQLRQGETLGIVGKTGSGKTTLLKLLIREFDGYDGEITIGNQSIKYFQLDYLRQAIGYVPQDHFLFSSTVSDNISFAVPTASYNDIINAAKLANIHEDIVQFTEGYETIVGERGVSLSGGQKQRISIARALLMNPEILILDDSLSAVDAKTEETILSALKRERLGKTTIITSHRLSAIQHANIILVLDEGKIVQIGTHDELMKEEGWYKDMYHRQQLESLVEHGG; encoded by the coding sequence ATGAGCGTTTTTAAAGATTTATGGTGGTTCTTTAAATCAGAGAAAAAAGCGTATGCTTTTGGAGTAATTCTTTTAGCATTTGTAGCTTTATTAGAACTTGTACCGCCGATGATAGTAGGGAAAACAGTTGATTTTATTGCTGACGGGCAAGTTACAACAACTTTACTCGTTCAATTAATGCTAATCTTATTAATTTCTGCATTAGTAGTTTACGGACTACGATATTTATGGAGAATAATGATTTTTGGTGCATCCGTCCGATTAGCGCGGTTATTACGGAACAATTTATATAAACATTTTACAAAAATGTCTCCCAACTTTTATCAACGGAAAAGAGTTGGAGATTTAATGGCGCATTCAACAAATGACATTCAAGCCATTCAACAAACTGCCGGGGCAGGAGTACTAACATTAGTCGATTCTGTTATGACTGGTGGGTTTGTTATTATTGCAATGGCAACAACCATTAGTTGGAAACTCACTTTAATCTGTTTAATACCATTACCATTCATGGCGATATCTACTAATTATTATGGAACACTTTTACATAAAACTTTTCATAAAGCACAGGCTGCATTTTCTAGTTTGAATGATAAAGTTCAAGAAAGTGTAAATGGAATAAAAGTAATTAAAACGTTTGGACAAGAGAAGGAAGATATTGAAGAATTTGAAAAACAGTCTAATGATGTTGTGAAGAAAAATATTACAGTCGCGAAAATTGATTCTTTGTTCGATCCAACAATCGGACTAATCGTTGGAATTTCTTTCTTTTTAGCTGTTTCCTTTGGATCTTATTTTGTAGTAAATGAAGAAATGACAATAGGACAGCTAGTAGCATTTACGACCTATTTAGGACTATTAGTATGGCCAATGTTAGCTTTCGGCTGGCTATTCAATATTGTAGAGCGTGGAAGAGCTTCCTATGATCGAGTAACGGCATTATTAAAAGAAGAAGTAGATATTGAAGACATTAAAGATGCAAAAGCAACTATTCCGACAGGGGATATAGAATACAACCTTAAAGATTTTTATTATCCTACAAAGAAGGAAGTTGTTTTAGAAAATATACATTTCCAACTTCGACAAGGTGAAACGTTAGGTATCGTTGGGAAAACGGGAAGCGGTAAAACAACCCTTTTAAAATTATTAATTAGAGAATTTGATGGATATGATGGAGAAATAACGATCGGCAATCAGTCGATTAAATATTTTCAATTAGATTATTTGAGGCAGGCTATTGGTTATGTACCGCAAGATCATTTCCTTTTTTCTTCTACAGTAAGTGATAATATTTCATTTGCGGTGCCGACTGCATCTTATAACGATATTATCAATGCAGCAAAATTAGCTAATATACATGAAGACATTGTACAGTTTACAGAAGGGTACGAAACGATAGTAGGAGAAAGAGGAGTCTCTTTATCAGGAGGTCAAAAGCAAAGAATTTCTATTGCAAGAGCACTTTTAATGAATCCGGAAATATTAATATTAGATGATTCACTCTCGGCGGTAGATGCAAAAACGGAAGAAACCATCTTAAGTGCATTAAAAAGAGAGCGGCTAGGTAAAACGACTATCATTACTTCTCATCGATTAAGCGCGATACAACATGCGAACATCATTTTAGTTCTAGATGAAGGAAAAATCGTCCAAATAGGTACACATGATGAGTTAATGAAAGAAGAAGGATGGTATAAAGATATGTACCATCGCCAACAGCTAGAATCTCTTGTAGAGCATGGAGGTTAA
- a CDS encoding YneF family protein, translating to MNTWIWILLIVLALIAGVALGFFIARKYMMTYLKKNPPINEQMLKVMMMQMGMKPSQKKITQMMKAMNNQMK from the coding sequence ATGAACACTTGGATTTGGATACTATTAATTGTTCTTGCACTTATTGCAGGTGTTGCTCTTGGATTTTTCATCGCACGTAAGTATATGATGACTTACTTAAAGAAAAACCCACCAATCAACGAGCAAATGTTAAAAGTAATGATGATGCAAATGGGTATGAAGCCTTCACAGAAGAAAATTACTCAAATGATGAAAGCAATGAACAACCAAATGAAATAA
- the sirA gene encoding sporulation inhibitor of replication protein SirA, translated as MRQYTIYLMKEEIVEYYVGQEYKLFQLFQEYEQSKNLQPIIKKQIEYITLPIQEYSLSQLLKQTLSKRKDYAFKGHEHTIWIPKVKSSAKLSLYENYIELSATGSFEAESILFEVIRKDAPYYLAIDIKAERYGWLQPIKQRNFV; from the coding sequence ATGAGACAATATACCATTTATTTAATGAAAGAAGAGATTGTGGAATATTACGTTGGACAAGAGTATAAGCTATTTCAACTTTTTCAAGAATATGAGCAAAGCAAAAACTTGCAACCAATAATAAAAAAACAAATCGAATATATAACTTTACCAATCCAAGAATACTCATTATCCCAATTATTGAAACAAACGTTAAGTAAGCGGAAAGACTATGCTTTTAAAGGACATGAGCATACAATATGGATCCCTAAAGTTAAATCAAGCGCAAAATTATCTTTATACGAAAATTATATTGAATTATCCGCAACGGGCTCCTTTGAAGCAGAATCCATTTTATTTGAAGTGATTCGTAAAGATGCCCCATACTATTTAGCGATTGATATAAAGGCGGAGCGTTACGGTTGGCTTCAACCAATTAAACAAAGAAATTTTGTATAA